GCCTGCTGGAAGATCAGGTCGACCAGGCGGTAGGTGACCTGCCGGCGCGGCGGCAGGATCAGCGGATACGGCGACAGATCCTGCAGCGTCACGCTGGCCTTGCGCGCCAACGGATGATCGGGCGGGGTGATCAGCAATTGCTCGAAGCGATACACCGGCGCGTAGGACAGGTCGGCCGGTACATCCAGCATCGAGCCGACCGCCAGGTCCACCGCATCCTCGCGCAACAGGTCGGTGCCGTCGGCGCTGATGGCGTTGTGCAGGGTCAGCCGCACATCCGGGTGGCGCGCGCGGAAGTTCTCCACGATGCGCGGCAGCAGGTACAGGATGGTGGAACTGTTGGCGGCAATGGTGAGTTCGCCGGCATCCAGCCCACGCACCTTCTCCCGAAAGCTGGCTTCCAGACCGTCCAGGCTCTCCACCAGCGGCAGCGCCATGTCGTACAGCAGCTGGCCCTCGCGGCTGGGCGCCAGGCGTCGCCCGGAGCGCTCGAACAAGGGCACCCCCAGATCGCGCTCCAGCGCCTGCAGCTGCAGCGTCACCGCCGGCTGACTGACGTAGAGCGCCTCAGCCGCCCGTGAGACAGACCCCAGGCGCACCGTCTGGCAGAACGCACGCAGGGGCTTGAGCCGGTCCGATTTGTAGGAAAAACGCGGAGTTGGCGCCATCGGACAGCGGCCAATGAGTCAAGTATAAGTTGAGCTTATTTACAGCATTGATAAAACTGCTTTGTCAAATACTGGCTGGCGGCGCACGGTGCAGGTCCGGACGCACAAGGATCTCCCACATGTCTGCCACCGCTTTTGCCTCACGCCCCACCGACCGCGCCACGCCCGGCCTGTCGCTGACCACTCAGGTTGCAGGCCAGGCCGAGCTGCTGCCGCCGGCCGCGCTGGCCCTGCTGGTGTCGTTGCACCGCGCCATCGAACCAGGCCGGCAGCAGCGCCTGGCACAGCGGCGCGCGCGCCAGGCCGCGTTCGATGCCGGCCAGTTGCCCGACTTCCGCGACGATACCCGCGCCATCCGCGCCGGCGACTGGCGCGTGGCTCCGCTGCCGGCGGCGCTGCAGGACCGCCGTGTGGAGATCACCGGCCCGACCGACCCCAAGATGGTCATCAACGCATTGAACTCCGGCGCCAAGGTGTTCATGGCCGACTTCGAGGACTCCACCGCACCCACCTGGCGCAACCTGCTGGCCGGCCAGCGCACCCTGGCCGCCGCCGTGCGCGGCGATCTGAGCTTCGATGCCCCCAATGGCAAGCATTACGCGTTGCGCCCGGAAGCCGAGCGTGCCGTGTTGATCGTGCGCCCGCGCGGCTGGCACCTGGACGAAAAGCACGTCCACATCGACGGCCAGCCGCTGGCCGGCAGCCTGTTCGACGCGGCGTTGTTCGCCTTCCACAACGCCCGCACGCTGCTGGCCAAGGACCGCGGCCCCTACCTGTACCTGCCCAAGCTGCAGAGCATGGAAGAGGCCGCGCTGTGGGAGACCGCGCTGTCGCACATCGAAGCGATGCTGGGCCTGCCGCACGGCCAGATCAAGGTCACCGTGCTGATCGAAACGCTGCCGGCGGTGTTCGAGATGGACGAGATCCTGCACGCGCTGCGCGAGCGCATCGTCGGGCTCAATTGCGGGCGCTGGGACTACATCTTTTCGTATCTGAAGACCTTCCGGTCGCACCGCGACCGCGTGCTGCCCGAGCGCGGCCAGGTCACCATGACCCAGCCATTCCTGAAGGCCTATTCGGAGCTGCTGATCAAGACCTGCCACCGTCGCGGTGCGCATGCGATGGGCGGCATGGCCGCGCAGATCCCGATCAACCACGACGAAGCCGCCAACGAACAGGCCATGGCCCGCGTGCGTGCCGACAAGCTGCGCGAAGTCAGCGCCGGCCACGACGGCACCTGGGTGGCGCATCCAGCGCTGATTCCGGTGGCGATGAAGCTGTTCGACGAACACATGCCCACCGCGCACCAGCAACACGTGCTGCGCAACGATGTGCAGGTGACGCGCGACATGCTGATCGCCCCGTCCCCCGGCACCATCACCCGCGCCGGTTTCGAAGGCAATGTCGAAGTCTGCGTGCGGTATCTGGCCGCGTGGCTGGATGGCAACGGCTGCGTGCCCATCCACAACCTCATGGAAGACGCCGCCACCGCCGAAATCAGCCGCGCGCAGCTGTGGCAGTGGCTGCATCACGGCCAGCACCTGGACGATGGCACCGCCATCGATCAGCCACTGTTGCAGGCCAGCCTGCGCGCGCTGCCGGCCCGGCTGGGAGCCGCCAGCACGCTGCCCGGCGCCGCGCGCATCGATGAGGCGATCGCGCTGCTGGAAGAACTCAGCCGCGCCGACGAGCTGGCCGACTTCCTCACCGTGCCGGCCTATCGCCTGATCGACTGATCGCCTCGCTGCAGCGGCCCTGGCGCTGCAGCGCTCACCGTAACGCTCCACCCCGCCCGTTGCGCGCACATGCGCAACGACGGCCTCGCCATGCCGCGCGCATCGCCTGCGCGCCGTTCCTTCCTCGTTCCATCCGTCGTCCCTTGTCAGGAGAACGCAAGATGAGCACCACACTGCAAAGCGCCGAACACCTGCAGCAGGACTGGGCCAGCAACCCGCGCTGGGCCGGCATCACCCGCAACTACACCGCCGCCGACGTGGTGCGCCTGCGCGGCACCGTGCATGTGGAGCACTCGCTGGCACGATTGGGTGCCAACAAGCTGTGGACCTCGTTGCATGCCACCCCGTTCATCAACGCGCTGGGCGCGTTGACCGGCAACCAGGCCATGCAACAGGTCAAGGCCGGCCTGAAGGCGATCTACCTGTCCGGCTGGCAGGTGGCGGCCGATGCCAATCTGGCCGGGCAGATGTATCCGGACCAATCGCTGTACCCGGCCGACTCGGTGCCGGCGGTGGTCAAGCGCATCAACAACACCTTGCTGCGCGCAGATCAGCTGCACCATGCCGAAGGCAACGACGCCATCGACTTCCTGCAGCCCATCGTGGCCGACGCCGAAGCCGGTTTCGGTGGCGTACTCAACGCCTTCGAACTGATGAAGGCGATGATCGAAGCCGGTGCGGCCGGCGTGCATTTCGAAGATCAGCTGGCCTCGGTCAAGAAGTGCGGGCACATGGGCGGCAAGGTGCTGGTGCCCACCCGCGAGGCGATCGAGAAGTTGAACGCCGCGCGCCTGGCCGCCGACGTGCTGGGCGTGCCGACCGTGCTGATCGCACGTACCGATGCCGAAGCGGCCGACCTGATCACCAGCGACGTGGACGCCAACGATCGCGCGTTCACCACCGGCGAGCGCACCGTCGAAGGCTTCTTCAAGACCCGCAACGGTTTGGATCAAGCGATCAGCCGGGGCCTGGCGTATGCACCCTATGCCGACCTGATCTGGTGCGAGACCGGCAAGCCGGACCTGGACTTCGCGCGCGCCTTCGCGCAGGCCATCCACGCCAGGTTCCCCGGCAAACTGCTGGCCTACAACTGCTCGCCGAGCTTCAACTGGAAGAAGAACCTGGACGACGCCACCATCGCCAGGTTCCAGACCGAGCTGGCCAGCTACGGCTACAAGTTCCAGTTCATCACCCTGGCCGGCTTCCATGCGTTGAACCACAGCATGTTCCAGTTGGCGCATGGCTATGCACGCCGCCAGATGAGTGCCTTCGTCGAACTGCAACAGGCCGAATTCGAAGCGGCCGAGATGGGCTTTACCGCCGTCAAGCACCAGCGCGAAGTCGGCACCGGCTACTTCGATGCGGTGACCCAGGCAATCCAGCAGGGCCAGTCGTCCACCACCGCATTGCGCGGCTCCACCGAAGAAGAGCAGTTCCACGGCGAGAAGGCGGCCTAGCCTGCAGCGGGTCGCCGCATGTCGCCACCCCGGGAGGGGGAGGGGCTCGGGAAACCGAGCCCTTTTTTTTGTACCCAATACCCGTCATTTTGTCTCTTTCTTGATGAGAACGACTGTGATGTGGTGCTGAACAGACGGCTACGGTAGGATTTGCGCACGGGCTAACGTTGCAGGCCGGCCTAAGGAAGAGGGATGACTTGCCATAACACCGCAGGTGCGGTCGAACCGACGGGAAGCGTTGCCAAGACGTTGTCCGACGGGCTACATGCGTCGATGACCGCCGACGAGCTGGCGTTTTTCGCCCGTTTTGGCCGTACCCGCGACATCGCGGCAGGCCAGGCCTTGTTCGAACGCGGTGCGGTGGGCACGCAGATGTTCATCGTGATCAGCGGCCAGATCGACCTGGATTTCGGCGAAGACCTGATGCTCAAGCATCTGGGGCCTGGCGAATTCTTCGGCGAACTTGGCTTGCTGATCGGCGACCACGCGCGCAGCGCCGGTGCCAGCGCGTCGATGGACAGCCGCCTGATCGAACTGGCACACGCCGACTTCGAACGGCTCGTTGACCACGACCCGTCGATGGTGGCGCATTTCCTGCGTCGCTCGATCGTGCGCGTGGTCAACAACGAGCAATTGCTGATCCGTCAGCTGCGCCGTCGCAACCACGATCTGGAAGCGGCGCTGGACAATCTCTATGTCACCTCGCACCAGCTCAACCAAACCGAAGAGCTGAGCCGCACCGATGAGTTGACCGGCCTGCACAACCGGCGCGGTTTGGCGCTGTATCTGCAGGAATGCCGGCGTGCCGGCAACGTCCCCGGCGTGGGGCTGATCCTGATCGATTGCGATCGCTTCAAGCGCATCAACGACGAATTCGGCCATCTGGCCGGCGACCGCGTGCTGCAGAACGTGGCACATGCCCTGCGTTCGGTGATCGCCGAAGGCGACCTGGCCTGCCGCCTGGGTGGCGACGAATTCTGCGTGCTGGTTGCGCAAGGAGCCCCGGAGTTGGTGCACCACATCGGCGAGTGCATCGTGCGTGCGGTGGAAGCGCGCCTGTGCAACGGCCAGAGCGAGCAGGGCTGCTCGGTCAGCGTCGGGCTGTGCATGATCGACGCGGACGCGGCCTGGAACGACTGGTACACACTTGCCGACAGCGCCTTGTACGAAGCAAAGCGACAAGGCGGCAACGTGCTGTGCATGCACGACACGCTCGCCGTGGCCACCGCACCGCTTCCCGGCATCGCGCCCGAACCGGATACCCGCTGAGCAATGAGCGCCCGCACCCACGCACGCAAGGACGTGTCGTCGGAAGCGATCCAGGCGCCGCGTTTGCGCACCTTGTTGCTGACCGACCTGTGCGATTCGACCGCGCTGGTCGAACGCATCGGCGACAACGCCGCCGCCGCGCTGTTCCGCGAGCATGACCGCCTGGTGGTCAAGCTGCAGCAGCAGTGGCGCGGCCGCCTGATCGACCGCTCCGATGGCCTGTTGCTGCTGTTCGACCGCCCCATCGACGGGCTGGGCTTTGCGCTGGACTACGCGCGTGGGCTCAAGGCGATGAGCGATTCCCACGCGCTGACCTTGTGCGCACGCCAAGGCCTGCACGTCGGCGAAGTGCTGACCTGGCGCAACAGCGACGAGGCGGTGAGCATCGGCGCCAAGCCGCTGGAAGTGGAGGGGCTGGCCAAGCCCGCCGCCGCACGGCTGAT
The window above is part of the Xanthomonas campestris pv. badrii genome. Proteins encoded here:
- a CDS encoding LysR family transcriptional regulator, translating into MAPTPRFSYKSDRLKPLRAFCQTVRLGSVSRAAEALYVSQPAVTLQLQALERDLGVPLFERSGRRLAPSREGQLLYDMALPLVESLDGLEASFREKVRGLDAGELTIAANSSTILYLLPRIVENFRARHPDVRLTLHNAISADGTDLLREDAVDLAVGSMLDVPADLSYAPVYRFEQLLITPPDHPLARKASVTLQDLSPYPLILPPRRQVTYRLVDLIFQQARVPYTVALEVGGWEVIKQYVAMGMGISIVTAICVTEADRDRLATRSLKDFFPTRSYGVVVRKGKYLSPQARAFIELIQPDLFTPRGYDEGGDSER
- the aceB gene encoding malate synthase A, which produces MSATAFASRPTDRATPGLSLTTQVAGQAELLPPAALALLVSLHRAIEPGRQQRLAQRRARQAAFDAGQLPDFRDDTRAIRAGDWRVAPLPAALQDRRVEITGPTDPKMVINALNSGAKVFMADFEDSTAPTWRNLLAGQRTLAAAVRGDLSFDAPNGKHYALRPEAERAVLIVRPRGWHLDEKHVHIDGQPLAGSLFDAALFAFHNARTLLAKDRGPYLYLPKLQSMEEAALWETALSHIEAMLGLPHGQIKVTVLIETLPAVFEMDEILHALRERIVGLNCGRWDYIFSYLKTFRSHRDRVLPERGQVTMTQPFLKAYSELLIKTCHRRGAHAMGGMAAQIPINHDEAANEQAMARVRADKLREVSAGHDGTWVAHPALIPVAMKLFDEHMPTAHQQHVLRNDVQVTRDMLIAPSPGTITRAGFEGNVEVCVRYLAAWLDGNGCVPIHNLMEDAATAEISRAQLWQWLHHGQHLDDGTAIDQPLLQASLRALPARLGAASTLPGAARIDEAIALLEELSRADELADFLTVPAYRLID
- the aceA gene encoding isocitrate lyase; the protein is MSTTLQSAEHLQQDWASNPRWAGITRNYTAADVVRLRGTVHVEHSLARLGANKLWTSLHATPFINALGALTGNQAMQQVKAGLKAIYLSGWQVAADANLAGQMYPDQSLYPADSVPAVVKRINNTLLRADQLHHAEGNDAIDFLQPIVADAEAGFGGVLNAFELMKAMIEAGAAGVHFEDQLASVKKCGHMGGKVLVPTREAIEKLNAARLAADVLGVPTVLIARTDAEAADLITSDVDANDRAFTTGERTVEGFFKTRNGLDQAISRGLAYAPYADLIWCETGKPDLDFARAFAQAIHARFPGKLLAYNCSPSFNWKKNLDDATIARFQTELASYGYKFQFITLAGFHALNHSMFQLAHGYARRQMSAFVELQQAEFEAAEMGFTAVKHQREVGTGYFDAVTQAIQQGQSSTTALRGSTEEEQFHGEKAA
- a CDS encoding GGDEF domain-containing protein is translated as MTCHNTAGAVEPTGSVAKTLSDGLHASMTADELAFFARFGRTRDIAAGQALFERGAVGTQMFIVISGQIDLDFGEDLMLKHLGPGEFFGELGLLIGDHARSAGASASMDSRLIELAHADFERLVDHDPSMVAHFLRRSIVRVVNNEQLLIRQLRRRNHDLEAALDNLYVTSHQLNQTEELSRTDELTGLHNRRGLALYLQECRRAGNVPGVGLILIDCDRFKRINDEFGHLAGDRVLQNVAHALRSVIAEGDLACRLGGDEFCVLVAQGAPELVHHIGECIVRAVEARLCNGQSEQGCSVSVGLCMIDADAAWNDWYTLADSALYEAKRQGGNVLCMHDTLAVATAPLPGIAPEPDTR